The following proteins come from a genomic window of Varunaivibrio sulfuroxidans:
- a CDS encoding substrate-binding periplasmic protein — MKRGDFIPTPGQHLLNCEDCVSRLLPGNTYGVFLICLVLTSIVPWGISKARAASTAPTDSVIISGSSHIRLHQIGARILEKIYAKAGIHFQWEALPTRRSLVEANAGTYDGEIARIPGASSQYSNLIAVPSPIMAINGRVYTVNVNRDIQSWQDLKGLHVGIVRGELYAERGTQDIERTSVRDYRQLFQLLLSGKADAVIGIDTEADFNVAKYFPGKGIHTIGRSVFKAPLHHLVHKKNAYLVPQLNKIIRAMIEDGSLEAIYRRAAADLGGN, encoded by the coding sequence ATGAAAAGAGGCGACTTCATTCCAACGCCCGGTCAACATTTATTAAATTGCGAGGACTGCGTGAGCCGTTTATTACCCGGAAACACATACGGTGTATTCCTTATCTGCCTCGTGTTGACAAGCATCGTCCCCTGGGGAATTTCAAAAGCGCGCGCCGCCTCCACGGCTCCGACCGACAGCGTTATCATTAGCGGATCTTCGCATATTCGATTACACCAAATCGGTGCGCGCATTCTTGAAAAAATTTATGCCAAGGCCGGCATCCATTTTCAGTGGGAGGCCCTACCGACACGCCGCTCTCTGGTAGAGGCGAATGCCGGAACATACGATGGGGAGATCGCCCGAATTCCGGGCGCCAGTTCGCAGTATTCGAACCTTATCGCCGTTCCCAGTCCAATTATGGCCATTAATGGGCGCGTCTATACCGTTAACGTCAATCGGGATATCCAATCGTGGCAGGATTTAAAGGGGCTACACGTCGGCATCGTGCGTGGTGAATTGTATGCGGAGAGGGGCACGCAGGATATCGAACGCACCTCTGTCAGAGACTATCGCCAGCTCTTTCAACTTTTGCTCAGCGGCAAAGCCGACGCCGTCATCGGCATCGATACGGAAGCCGATTTCAATGTAGCGAAATACTTTCCGGGAAAAGGGATCCACACGATAGGGCGCAGCGTCTTCAAGGCTCCCTTGCATCATCTCGTGCACAAAAAAAATGCATATTTGGTTCCACAATTAAATAAAATCATTCGCGCCATGATCGAAGATGGAAGCCTTGAGGCTATTTATCGCCGGGCGGCAGCGGATCTGGGGGGCAACTAA
- a CDS encoding ATP-binding protein produces MALLVVLFSAFITLITTAAQLIFEYRRDVSEITRTIDRIRTGQLQSLSSSAWVIDGQQIKDQLEGLSRLPGIEYLELTLTSGEKWTAGERVSGRSIVASIPLLHRYHGENRIIAHVRVVASLDAVVGRLIDQGVVLFAVNAVKFFLVAGFMLFLFHSQITRHLLAIAQSLQDFDPSKKNPRLTLSRKKHRAEGGDELDDAVRIINQMQENIEVTYSAMDDAREELEERVEKRTRELRKRVDAHEIAERELARSQRMLSQHLENMPMAAISWSPKLVCRGWNAAAEKIFGFKRTEMIGRACLDRMVEAEELDVAKQTLFDMMRAKRPMQSTHRNKREDGSIIMCEWFDAPLLDENGDVVGVASLGMDVTARMAAEKALQEAKASAEIARKEAVRANNAKSDFLSSMSHELRTPLNAILGFSQLLKCDINSPLPETQAENIDQIVKGGNHLLGLVNQILDLSKIESGKVTVSIEEVDFLDVLEECLSFIAPVAESRKVSIRCVVAPHHHIYVRADYTRLKQVILNLLSNAVKYNHEGGEVRIKLEIDGDGFARLRISDTGIGIPEHEFINVFKPFSRLNVEQSEIEGTGIGLTISKQLILMMDGHIGFHSIEGQGADFWIDIPLVSSSSPFVEILGENDPDIIRRVARGENFPSGRLDVLYIDDTAANLVLMEKIFSTLPQLNLVCASSLESGMKEAQKTPPGAVLVDLDFSGSSGTIVIKKIRENNMLRDVPVIALSANIMPSEVASSLEAGVEHYLTKPFDSAALIEVLNESLHLGARAQVSLV; encoded by the coding sequence TTGGCGTTGTTGGTCGTCTTGTTCAGCGCGTTCATAACGTTAATCACGACGGCGGCCCAGTTGATTTTTGAATATCGGCGCGACGTATCCGAAATCACGCGAACTATCGATCGTATTCGCACCGGCCAGTTGCAAAGCCTTTCCAGCAGCGCCTGGGTGATTGATGGGCAACAAATCAAAGATCAACTGGAAGGTCTATCACGGTTACCCGGCATTGAATATCTGGAACTCACCTTGACCAGTGGGGAAAAATGGACGGCCGGAGAACGCGTGTCGGGTCGGTCTATCGTGGCGTCTATCCCGCTGCTGCACCGCTATCATGGCGAAAACCGTATCATCGCTCACGTGCGTGTCGTTGCGAGCCTCGACGCCGTCGTTGGTCGATTAATCGATCAGGGGGTTGTGCTTTTCGCGGTCAATGCGGTCAAATTTTTCCTGGTCGCCGGGTTTATGCTTTTCCTATTTCATTCCCAGATTACCCGTCACTTGCTCGCCATTGCGCAATCGTTGCAAGATTTTGATCCCAGCAAAAAAAATCCGCGGCTCACTCTCAGCCGTAAAAAGCATCGCGCGGAGGGAGGCGATGAGCTCGACGACGCCGTGCGCATTATAAACCAAATGCAGGAAAATATCGAAGTCACCTACTCGGCCATGGACGATGCGCGCGAAGAGCTCGAAGAGCGAGTCGAAAAACGCACACGGGAACTCAGAAAGCGTGTTGATGCGCATGAGATCGCCGAGCGGGAATTGGCGCGTAGCCAGCGCATGCTTTCCCAACATTTGGAAAATATGCCGATGGCGGCCATTTCTTGGAGTCCGAAGTTGGTTTGCCGGGGATGGAACGCGGCCGCGGAAAAAATTTTCGGCTTCAAGAGAACCGAAATGATTGGAAGGGCGTGCCTGGATCGAATGGTCGAGGCCGAGGAATTGGATGTGGCGAAGCAAACCCTCTTTGACATGATGCGAGCCAAGCGGCCGATGCAAAGCACGCACCGGAATAAAAGAGAGGACGGCTCGATCATCATGTGTGAATGGTTCGACGCTCCTCTGCTCGACGAGAACGGCGATGTGGTTGGCGTGGCTTCCTTGGGAATGGATGTTACGGCCCGAATGGCCGCCGAAAAAGCGCTTCAGGAAGCCAAGGCCTCGGCCGAGATAGCGCGAAAAGAGGCCGTCCGGGCGAACAACGCGAAGTCCGACTTTCTGTCGTCCATGAGCCACGAACTGCGCACGCCGCTGAACGCCATCCTCGGATTTTCTCAATTGTTAAAGTGCGATATCAACAGCCCCTTGCCGGAAACGCAAGCCGAAAATATCGACCAAATCGTGAAAGGGGGGAACCATCTGCTGGGTTTGGTCAATCAAATACTGGACCTTTCTAAAATTGAATCGGGGAAGGTGACGGTTTCGATTGAAGAGGTGGACTTCCTCGACGTTCTTGAGGAGTGTCTCAGCTTCATTGCGCCGGTGGCGGAATCTCGGAAAGTATCGATTCGATGCGTGGTCGCCCCCCACCATCACATATACGTACGCGCCGATTATACACGCCTAAAACAGGTGATCCTCAATCTACTTTCCAATGCCGTGAAATATAATCATGAGGGGGGTGAAGTTCGTATAAAACTTGAGATTGACGGGGACGGGTTTGCCCGTCTTAGAATTTCGGATACGGGGATAGGCATTCCCGAGCATGAATTTATCAACGTTTTCAAGCCGTTTTCCCGCCTGAATGTCGAGCAGAGCGAAATTGAAGGGACCGGAATAGGCCTCACCATATCCAAACAACTTATTTTGATGATGGATGGGCATATCGGCTTTCACAGCATCGAGGGACAGGGAGCCGATTTTTGGATCGACATACCTCTCGTCTCCTCTTCCAGTCCTTTTGTCGAGATATTAGGGGAAAATGATCCCGATATCATTCGTCGGGTGGCCCGCGGAGAAAATTTCCCGAGTGGACGATTGGACGTCTTGTACATCGATGATACGGCGGCCAATCTGGTCTTGATGGAAAAAATATTTTCGACGCTGCCGCAGCTTAATCTTGTTTGTGCGTCCAGTCTCGAATCGGGCATGAAAGAGGCTCAAAAAACGCCGCCGGGCGCGGTGCTTGTGGATTTGGATTTTTCCGGATCATCGGGAACCATCGTTATAAAAAAAATACGTGAAAATAATATGTTACGCGATGTCCCCGTCATTGCCCTTAGCGCAAATATAATGCCTTCGGAGGTTGCGAGCAGCCTAGAGGCGGGGGTCGAACACTACCTAACAAAACCGTTCGATTCGGCGGCATTGATTGAGGTTCTCAACGAGAGTTTGCACCTAGGCGCGCGCGCGCAAGTGTCGCTGGTCTGA
- a CDS encoding 3-hydroxybutyrate dehydrogenase, with protein MQLKDKVAVITGSARGIGQAIAKRYVLEGARVAIADLDLDAAQKTAKELTALGPGSAIGIAMNVTDEDAVNAGVEKVVETWDGVDILVSNAGIQLVHKIENFPFAEWKKLLSIHLDGAFLTTKACIPHMYKRGGGSVIYMGSVHSKEASPLKSAYVTAKHGLLGLARVISKEGAAHGVRANVICPGFVKTPLVEKQIPEQAKELGVSEEEVVKKIMLGGTVDGEFTTTEDVAEVALLFAAFPTNALTGQSLVVSHGWFME; from the coding sequence ATGCAACTTAAAGATAAAGTCGCCGTCATTACCGGATCGGCGCGGGGCATAGGCCAAGCGATCGCCAAACGGTACGTCCTAGAAGGCGCGCGTGTTGCGATCGCCGACCTCGACCTCGACGCCGCCCAAAAGACCGCGAAGGAATTAACCGCCCTGGGTCCGGGAAGCGCTATCGGTATCGCTATGAACGTCACCGATGAAGACGCCGTCAACGCCGGCGTCGAGAAAGTTGTCGAAACGTGGGACGGCGTTGACATCCTGGTTTCCAATGCCGGCATACAATTGGTTCATAAAATTGAAAATTTTCCCTTTGCGGAATGGAAGAAACTGCTCTCCATTCATCTCGACGGCGCGTTTCTCACCACCAAGGCATGCATCCCGCATATGTACAAGCGCGGCGGTGGCTCGGTTATCTACATGGGATCCGTTCACTCCAAGGAAGCATCGCCCTTAAAATCGGCCTACGTCACGGCGAAACACGGGCTTCTGGGGTTGGCGCGAGTCATTTCCAAGGAAGGTGCGGCCCATGGCGTGCGCGCCAATGTTATTTGCCCCGGGTTTGTCAAAACGCCCCTGGTGGAAAAACAGATCCCCGAACAGGCAAAGGAACTCGGCGTCAGCGAGGAAGAGGTGGTGAAAAAAATCATGCTGGGCGGTACCGTGGACGGTGAATTCACCACCACCGAGGATGTCGCCGAAGTCGCCCTGCTGTTCGCCGCTTTCCCGACCAATGCTTTGACCGGTCAGTCGCTAGTCGTCAGCCACGGCTGGTTCATGGAATAA
- a CDS encoding DUF3734 domain-containing protein, which yields MHDQKTRERTVLVLQGGGALGSYQGGVYEALSKNDYVPDWIAGISIGAVNAALIAGNPPELRAKRLGDFWDLVSSRIPAPYLTPTQPSRNLYNKASAALTTVLGAPGFFEPRFPPAFPHFTGGPGALSVYKTDQLRETLEKYVDFERLNSGATRISVGAVNIETGNFTYFDSARQSLTPEHIMASGALPPGFAPVEIDGAYYWDGGLVSNTPLQYVLDERPRPDMLIFQVDLFSARGPMPDNLSQVAERQKDIRYSSRTRLNTDIFRTEQSIRRATHRLLHKLPDTLKDDPDVALLHEFSCDAAVTIVHLIHQRRQYYAQSKDYEFSRLSIEEHWQDGVRDVEATLLHDDWKKRKKPQRGVNVYDLARDS from the coding sequence ATGCACGATCAAAAAACAAGGGAACGCACCGTACTTGTTCTTCAAGGCGGCGGCGCTTTGGGGTCATATCAAGGGGGGGTCTACGAAGCCCTTAGCAAAAATGACTATGTCCCCGACTGGATCGCCGGAATTTCAATCGGTGCGGTTAACGCCGCCCTAATCGCGGGCAATCCTCCCGAGCTCAGGGCCAAGCGCTTGGGCGATTTTTGGGATTTGGTCTCATCGCGAATTCCCGCCCCCTATCTGACACCCACACAGCCCTCGCGCAACTTGTACAATAAGGCAAGCGCCGCCCTGACCACGGTACTGGGCGCTCCGGGATTTTTTGAACCCCGATTTCCCCCCGCTTTTCCCCATTTCACGGGCGGGCCGGGTGCGCTCAGTGTCTATAAAACGGACCAACTTCGCGAAACGTTGGAAAAATATGTCGATTTTGAGAGGCTTAACTCCGGCGCTACCCGAATTAGCGTCGGGGCCGTCAATATTGAGACCGGAAATTTCACCTATTTCGATAGCGCCCGACAGTCCTTGACGCCCGAGCACATCATGGCCAGCGGAGCCTTGCCGCCGGGGTTCGCCCCCGTGGAAATCGACGGCGCATATTATTGGGATGGGGGATTGGTGTCGAACACGCCGCTGCAGTACGTCCTCGACGAACGTCCCCGCCCCGACATGTTGATTTTTCAGGTTGACCTCTTCAGCGCCCGTGGGCCGATGCCCGATAACTTGTCCCAGGTCGCCGAAAGACAGAAGGATATCCGCTATTCCAGCCGCACCCGCCTGAATACTGATATTTTTCGCACCGAGCAATCCATACGAAGGGCGACGCATCGTCTGCTTCACAAACTTCCCGACACCCTTAAGGATGACCCGGATGTCGCCTTGCTCCATGAGTTCAGCTGTGACGCCGCCGTAACCATCGTCCACCTGATTCATCAACGTCGGCAATATTATGCGCAATCGAAAGATTACGAATTTTCCAGGTTGTCGATCGAGGAACATTGGCAAGATGGCGTTCGCGACGTTGAGGCTACCCTTCTCCATGACGACTGGAAAAAGCGAAAAAAACCACAAAGGGGCGTCAATGTATACGATCTGGCCCGCGATTCTTAG